The Plasmodium vinckei vinckei genome assembly, chromosome: PVVCY_14 genome window below encodes:
- a CDS encoding GTP-binding protein, putative — protein sequence MKYKLLLVIAFGVFSFLSISNCYIIKYIKLKGENSFLFHKEKKKKKIYVKNGWHNSSKNDYRKEKKVFQILNSFSSNPNSDDETEKSQGIKNNIFNINPNYNEDDSKADKEKEESKLPSTSELKENEHANSHFSCNQTSLDESEDGINKSENSYETECKNNVEACDRDDQGIEKEEMDENKKYAKNIKYNDLKIIRNLPLISIIGRPNVGKSTIFNRLTRKFQEGSIVLDKPSTRDKFYGKSEWDGYRFEVVDTGGLLFEDENFSKEIRDQILLALEESSVVLFVVDGINGVHPVDLEICRFLRKFIKKKYNKIISKQSKNGKHDESKGESLKNDQQKTYCNNIDNNNENPTDNPSQNCLSDASNEINCNKSGASQNEEHLSDDTNKIEEETPKQNELLKVIVCVNKCESYKDGYIKAQNFWELGFETPFPCSGIHGNGLSEILDECIKYIKKVKINELEEEENEENTINISFIGKPNTGKSSILNKILNCNRFIVSPIAGTTIDSIDVLVKGKDDKRIYRLIDTAGIQKRKKNVPFNEKTKFEYLLFNRTEKAIKRSDVCILVIDSFNGISSHDINIARKILEENKSCIICCNKWDLIYNKNDIFNDTKNYVLNLLKPIDFSDVLFVSAKTSQRLSNIFQHAEEAYKNYTRRLNTNTLNQIIKEALLLRPPVPIKGKTLNIYYAIQAHIKPPGFVFFCNSEKSAYLNYTKYLENRIREAFNIRATPIKIYYKQKKKRRLLKKFKDPDKYNLDIQDIQKKFLESQAQKNALSDSKKGV from the coding sequence atgaaatataaaCTCCTATTGGTAATAGCATTTGGcgttttttcctttttatccATTTCTAattgttatattataaaatacattAAATTGAAAGGTGAAAATagctttttatttcataaagagaaaaaaaaaaaaaaaatttatgtaaaaaatggtTGGCATAATAGCTCGAAAAATGACTATagaaaagagaaaaaagtatttcaaattttgaattcattttcatcaaatCCAAATTCAGATGATGAAACAGAAAAAAGTCAgggaataaaaaacaacatctttaatattaatcCTAATTATAATGAGGATGATAGTAAAGCGGATAAAGAAAAGGAGGAAAGTAAATTACCATCAACATCAGAAttgaaagaaaatgaacatGCAAATAGTCACTTCTCATGTAATCAAACATCCCTTGATGAATCTGAAGATGGAATAAACAAATCAGAAAACTCTTATGAAACcgaatgtaaaaataatgtagaaGCATGTGATAGAGATGATCAAGGGATAGAAAAAGAAGAGATGGacgaaaataaaaaatatgcaaaaaatataaaatataatgatttaAAGATTATTCGAAATTTGCCATTAATATCAATTATAGGGCGACCTAATGTAGGGAAGTCTACGATATTTAATAGACTTACACGTAAATTTCAAGAGGGTAGTATAGTTTTAGATAAACCAAGTACAAGAGATAAATTTTATGGAAAATCGGAATGGGATGGATATAGATTTGAGGTTGTTGATACAGGGggattattatttgaagatgaaaatttttCTAAAGAAATTAGGgatcaaattttattagcTCTTGAAGAGTCTTCTGTTGTTCTATTCGTTGTTGATGGTATAAATGGTGTGCATCCTGTTGATCTTGAAATATGTCGATTTCTCAggaaatttattaaaaaaaaatataataaaataatttctaAACAATCTAAAAATGGTAAACATGATGAATCGAAAGGAGAGTCCCTAAAAAATGATCAGCAAAAAACATATTGCAATAATATtgacaataataatgaaaatccGACTGATAATCCATCCCAAAACTGCTTATCCGATGCAagtaatgaaataaattgtaATAAATCGGGGGCATCTCAAAATGAGGAGCATCTTTCGGATGATACAAATAAGATTGAAGAGGAAACTCCAAAGCAAAATGAACTTTTAAAGGTTATTGTTTGTGTTAACAAATGTGAATCTTATAAAGACGGATATATTAAAGCACAAAACTTTTGGGAGTTAGGATTTGAAACACCATTCCCATGTAGTGGTATACACGGGAACGGGTTATCTGAAATATTAGATGaatgcataaaatatataaaaaaggtaaaaataaatgaattagaagaagaagaaaatgaagaaaatacaaTTAATATTAGTTTTATAGGGAAACCAAATACTGGTAAATCTagcatattaaataaaatattaaattgtaATCGTTTTATAGTTTCTCCAATAGCTGGAACAACTATAGATTCAATTGATGTTTTAGTTAAAGGGAAAGATGATAAAAGAATTTATAGACTTATTGATACAGCTGGtatacaaaaaagaaaaaaaaatgttccatttaatgaaaaaacgaaatttgaatatttattatttaatagaACTGAAAAGGCTATAAAAAGAAGTGATGTATGTATACTAGTTATTGACTCATTTAATGGGATTAGTAGtcatgatataaatattgcaagaaaaatattggaagaaaataaaagttgTATAATTTGTTGTAATAAATGGGatctaatatataataaaaatgatatatttaatgacacaaaaaattatgtactTAATCTTTTAAAGCCTATAGATTTTTCGgatgttttatttgtatcaGCCAAAACATCACAAAGattatcaaatatatttcaacaTGCAGAAGAagcttataaaaattacacCCGACGATTAAATACTAATACTTTaaatcaaattataaaagaagCACTTTTGCTTAGGCCCCCTGTCCCTATAAAAGGAAaaacattaaatatatattatgctaTTCAAGCACATATTAAACCACCTggatttgtttttttttgtaattctGAAAAATCcgcatatttaaattatactAAATATTTGGAAAATAGAATAAGAGAAGCATTTAATATACGTGCAACCCCaatcaaaatttattataaacaaaagaaaaaaagacgccttttgaaaaaattcaaaGATCCAGATAAATATAACCTTGATATTCAagatattcaaaaaaaatttcttGAAAGCCAAGCTCAAAAGAATGCCCTTAGTGATTCCAAAAAGGGAGTGTAA